The proteins below come from a single Marinobacter bohaiensis genomic window:
- a CDS encoding transposase has translation MARPLRLEFAGALYHVTSRGNRREMVYESDDDRRAWLSILDEVCEIFNWVCHAYCLMGNHYHLLIETPEGNLSKGMRQLNGVYTQVFNRHHGRVGHVFQGRYKAILVEKDSYLLELCRYIVLNPVRAAMVRSAVEWPWSSYRATAGYERDLKALDVDWILAAFAERRDRAVESYEQFVADGKNQPSPWESLKNQVYLGSDQFVDDMQRRIEGAERLSEIPMNQHRPLAKPLQFYVDSASSRNEAIRLAYASGGYGLKDIGDFFGLHYSRVSRIIREAKRKT, from the coding sequence ATGGCCAGACCTTTGCGACTGGAATTTGCCGGCGCGTTGTATCACGTGACGTCTCGCGGAAACCGGCGGGAGATGGTTTACGAATCAGACGACGACCGCCGCGCCTGGTTGTCGATCCTCGATGAGGTTTGCGAGATCTTCAACTGGGTATGCCACGCCTATTGTTTGATGGGCAATCACTACCACCTGCTGATCGAAACGCCGGAAGGCAATCTATCGAAAGGCATGCGCCAACTGAACGGCGTCTATACGCAGGTTTTCAATCGGCACCATGGCCGGGTAGGGCACGTTTTCCAGGGGCGTTATAAAGCGATTCTGGTTGAGAAGGACAGCTACCTGTTGGAGCTGTGCCGCTATATCGTGCTGAACCCTGTTCGTGCTGCGATGGTTCGATCGGCAGTGGAATGGCCTTGGAGCAGTTACCGCGCGACGGCGGGTTATGAGCGGGATTTAAAGGCACTCGATGTTGATTGGATTCTAGCTGCCTTTGCTGAGCGGCGGGATAGAGCCGTTGAGAGTTACGAGCAATTTGTTGCTGACGGCAAGAACCAGCCGTCTCCTTGGGAAAGCTTGAAGAACCAGGTCTATCTAGGGAGCGATCAATTCGTTGATGACATGCAGAGGCGAATTGAGGGGGCTGAACGTCTCAGTGAAATCCCCATGAATCAGCACCGCCCCTTGGCCAAACCACTACAGTTCTATGTGGACTCTGCGTCGTCCCGAAACGAAGCTATCCGTTTGGCGTATGCAAGTGGCGGGTACGGCCTGAAAGACATAGGTGATTTCTTTGGGCTTCACTACTCGCGCGTCAGCCGAATTATCCGAGAGGCAAAACGCAAGACCTGA
- the ureG gene encoding urease accessory protein UreG: MKHCLRVGVGGPVGSGKTALLRQLCLALRDHYNIAVVTNDIYTREDADFLLRHEALEADRILGVETGGCPHTAIREDASMNLAAIDDLQSRHPDLELVLVESGGDNLSATFSPELSDLTLYVIDVSAGDKIPRKGGPGITKSDMLIINKIDIAEQVHASLDVMDRDSKKMRGERPFVFTNLYDGVGLDTIISFILERGMLPERRPEKIEASA, encoded by the coding sequence ATGAAACATTGTCTGCGAGTCGGGGTCGGTGGCCCTGTCGGTTCCGGTAAAACCGCCCTGCTGCGCCAGCTCTGCCTGGCCCTGCGCGACCACTACAACATCGCCGTGGTCACCAACGACATCTACACCCGGGAAGACGCCGACTTCCTCCTGCGCCACGAAGCGCTGGAAGCCGACCGCATCCTCGGCGTGGAAACCGGCGGCTGCCCGCACACCGCTATCCGCGAGGACGCCTCCATGAACCTGGCGGCCATCGACGACCTCCAGTCCCGCCATCCGGACCTGGAGCTGGTGCTGGTGGAATCCGGCGGCGACAACCTCTCCGCCACCTTCAGCCCGGAACTGTCGGACCTCACCCTGTACGTCATCGACGTCTCCGCCGGCGACAAGATCCCCCGCAAGGGCGGGCCGGGCATCACCAAATCCGACATGCTGATCATCAACAAGATCGACATCGCCGAACAGGTTCACGCCTCACTGGACGTGATGGATCGGGATTCCAAAAAGATGCGCGGCGAGCGGCCGTTTGTGTTCACCAACCTGTACGACGGGGTAGGGCTGGACACCATCATCAGCTTCATTCTGGAACGCGGGATGTTGCCGGAACGTCGCCCCGAGAAAATCGAAGCGTCAGCCTGA
- a CDS encoding glycosyltransferase family protein: MSFKVIGKAKDLKSGAEIIYCQASPDQYLKIVGNNFGEFTIQRRRESHKAYRRLKADILEGALLPSITLAVKPHLVSDIISVRDDWEALSEKLNKSGTVDILDGLQRTYILSDIKSEESEFKEGQELLLEFWLESDISKLIYRMIVLNSGQKAMSMRHQVELLFMSLKETIESQVKGIELIREKDAKRRTQPSKYSLNNIASSYQSFITASPENDKENMVAQKLIDEDAFDSSEEELNQKFGDFIFYLNKFYELDQICWEVYSSSKLERQRLDLSSENVTEEDIKRDGKLAILEESAGWLGSENTMQSFFSAVAQYINLDRRDRVNRALDSLLEISKVANEDPLGMFSYTKVKSGLNPRKQNVGYATRRLIANGFKEFFREEGALSLNDCWPQAAE; the protein is encoded by the coding sequence ATGTCTTTTAAAGTAATCGGGAAAGCAAAAGATCTAAAGAGCGGAGCGGAGATTATATATTGTCAGGCTTCGCCCGATCAATATTTAAAAATCGTTGGAAACAATTTTGGTGAGTTTACTATACAAAGGCGGCGTGAGAGCCACAAGGCGTATAGACGACTTAAGGCCGACATTCTTGAGGGAGCTTTGCTGCCATCTATTACCCTCGCGGTGAAGCCGCATCTCGTCAGCGATATTATCTCAGTTCGAGACGATTGGGAGGCACTTTCAGAAAAGCTAAATAAGAGCGGAACAGTCGACATTCTGGACGGGCTCCAAAGAACATATATATTGTCAGATATAAAGAGTGAAGAGAGTGAATTTAAAGAAGGGCAGGAATTATTACTTGAGTTTTGGTTAGAGTCAGATATAAGTAAGCTGATATATAGAATGATTGTTCTCAATTCAGGTCAGAAGGCAATGTCGATGCGCCATCAAGTCGAGTTGTTGTTTATGTCGCTAAAGGAAACAATTGAAAGTCAAGTAAAAGGCATAGAGTTGATTCGCGAAAAAGATGCCAAAAGAAGAACCCAGCCTTCAAAATACTCGTTAAACAATATTGCTTCATCTTACCAATCTTTCATTACTGCGTCGCCGGAGAACGATAAAGAAAATATGGTGGCTCAGAAGCTAATTGACGAAGATGCATTCGATTCTTCTGAGGAAGAATTGAATCAAAAGTTTGGCGACTTTATTTTTTACCTGAACAAATTTTATGAACTGGATCAGATATGTTGGGAGGTGTACTCCTCGTCAAAGCTCGAAAGACAGAGGCTCGATCTAAGCAGCGAGAATGTGACAGAAGAAGACATCAAGCGAGACGGAAAGTTGGCAATTCTCGAGGAATCTGCGGGTTGGCTTGGATCTGAAAATACCATGCAATCGTTTTTTAGTGCAGTTGCTCAATATATTAATTTAGATCGTAGGGATCGAGTAAACCGGGCGCTGGACTCGCTTTTAGAAATCTCCAAAGTAGCTAATGAAGATCCCCTTGGAATGTTTAGTTACACCAAGGTGAAATCTGGACTCAATCCAAGAAAACAAAATGTTGGATATGCAACTCGTAGATTAATTGCAAATGGCTTCAAAGAGTTCTTTAGGGAAGAAGGGGCATTGAGTCTAAATGATTGTTGGCCTCAGGCGGCGGAGTAG
- a CDS encoding zinc ribbon domain-containing protein has product MDPIQAGIFEVERQAKKAKFNVSVFCASMRESSRSFSKIREDDMDFDRKLKDKIGQALSEQSGDEASPSYWAFCADSHAISMGTFSKLYSVMIAALGLSCTYLFANDHVPLFVVSVIFLFILTKAKWGIDKYCETLNRISLALANLKR; this is encoded by the coding sequence ATGGATCCTATTCAAGCAGGTATTTTTGAAGTAGAAAGACAGGCAAAGAAAGCGAAGTTTAATGTATCCGTGTTCTGCGCCTCGATGAGGGAAAGTTCAAGGAGTTTTTCTAAGATTCGAGAAGATGACATGGATTTTGATCGTAAGCTTAAAGATAAGATAGGCCAAGCTCTGTCGGAACAGAGCGGGGATGAAGCCTCTCCCTCTTATTGGGCTTTTTGCGCCGATTCTCACGCTATATCTATGGGAACGTTTAGCAAGCTCTATTCCGTAATGATTGCGGCTCTGGGCTTGTCGTGCACATATCTTTTTGCGAATGATCATGTGCCGCTCTTTGTCGTCTCTGTGATTTTTTTATTTATTTTAACGAAAGCGAAATGGGGTATCGATAAATATTGTGAAACTTTAAATAGAATTTCGCTTGCTTTGGCAAATTTAAAAAGATAA
- a CDS encoding helix-turn-helix domain-containing protein yields the protein MRVGVTEFQPLRLAQIREHAGVTKTNIASALGVSPATLSKWESGQQLPTIEKLHALSLFFGVKDRFFLKPLPRSSEKQAFYRSMANATKLARQTAKVKLDWVAEISKYLETWVDWPQLKLPKVQFENFLSINNHDIEILAAEARNKMGLGRGPIKDVLLALESSGILCATDELGFANMDGVSLWSDLTNRPYVFVGRDKANPIRNRFDAAHELGHVIMHQNVDASTFKKYYKEIERQADYFAGAFLLPAESFSSDIGIPALDSFLTIKRRWKVSVAAMIMRSYQLGIIDDYDKMRLFKGRSARGWSKGEPLDSDFTFESPKLLSRAFQLLNENNLVSKSEALYEIGLPAKEVESLSGLPRGYFAIPEADKGASPTIKQPARANVYSISSSS from the coding sequence ATGAGAGTAGGAGTTACGGAATTTCAACCACTTAGACTTGCTCAAATTAGAGAACATGCGGGAGTGACGAAAACCAATATCGCTAGTGCTCTTGGCGTGTCTCCTGCCACGTTGAGCAAATGGGAGTCTGGCCAACAATTACCTACGATTGAGAAGCTCCACGCACTGAGCCTTTTTTTCGGTGTTAAAGACCGCTTCTTTCTCAAGCCTCTACCTCGCTCGTCAGAAAAACAAGCGTTTTATCGCTCTATGGCGAACGCAACCAAGCTGGCCAGGCAGACTGCCAAAGTGAAATTGGATTGGGTGGCTGAGATCTCAAAATATCTAGAGACTTGGGTCGACTGGCCTCAATTGAAGCTTCCAAAGGTTCAATTCGAAAACTTTTTATCAATTAACAATCATGACATTGAAATTCTTGCTGCCGAAGCAAGAAATAAAATGGGGCTCGGTCGAGGTCCTATAAAAGATGTTCTTCTGGCCTTGGAAAGCTCAGGTATCCTCTGCGCAACTGATGAGCTTGGTTTTGCCAATATGGATGGTGTTTCTTTGTGGAGTGACCTGACCAATAGGCCCTACGTTTTTGTTGGAAGGGATAAAGCAAACCCGATAAGAAATCGCTTCGATGCAGCCCATGAACTTGGGCACGTGATTATGCATCAGAACGTCGACGCCTCAACTTTCAAAAAATATTATAAAGAAATTGAGCGCCAAGCAGACTATTTTGCGGGTGCTTTTCTCTTGCCAGCCGAAAGCTTTTCCTCCGATATTGGTATTCCTGCTTTGGATTCCTTCTTGACTATAAAGAGGCGTTGGAAAGTATCTGTTGCGGCAATGATTATGCGCAGTTACCAGCTTGGAATTATTGATGATTACGATAAGATGCGCTTGTTTAAAGGGCGTTCGGCACGGGGGTGGTCAAAAGGTGAGCCATTAGACTCTGATTTTACGTTTGAGTCACCAAAACTTTTGTCTCGCGCTTTCCAACTACTAAACGAAAATAACTTGGTCTCAAAGTCCGAGGCTCTTTACGAAATTGGGCTGCCTGCGAAAGAAGTTGAGTCACTGTCTGGACTGCCGCGCGGTTATTTTGCTATACCAGAAGCAGATAAAGGCGCCTCTCCAACAATTAAGCAGCCTGCACGAGCTAACGTCTATTCCATTTCATCATCTTCCTAG
- a CDS encoding nuclease-related domain-containing protein, with the protein MDFAPVIQPLIHALWYLIPLAILGGIIQSPQFKGWVGESLVNLSARLFLDKNTYHLIRNVTLPTEDGTTQIDHIIVSPFGVFVVETKNMQGWIFGSARQRYWTQKIYKHSQKFQNPLHQNYKHVKTLQALLGLSDTQVHSVVVFVGDATFKTEMPGNVTRGGGYLRFIKSHQDIVLSAEEVSEIVEKIASGRLKASFKTHREHVKHVQSIVEEKENAVRCPKCQGDMVRRVVKRGENVGKEFWGCSAFPRCRGMLSLQPE; encoded by the coding sequence ATGGACTTTGCTCCCGTCATACAACCGTTAATCCACGCCCTCTGGTACCTCATCCCGCTGGCCATCCTCGGCGGCATTATCCAATCGCCACAGTTCAAAGGCTGGGTCGGCGAAAGCCTGGTTAACCTCTCGGCACGCCTCTTCCTCGACAAGAACACCTACCACCTGATCCGCAACGTCACCCTGCCCACCGAAGACGGCACCACCCAGATCGATCACATCATCGTCTCGCCCTTCGGCGTGTTCGTGGTGGAAACCAAGAACATGCAAGGGTGGATTTTCGGGAGTGCCAGGCAGCGGTATTGGACGCAGAAGATCTATAAGCATTCGCAGAAGTTTCAGAATCCGCTGCATCAGAACTACAAGCACGTCAAAACGCTTCAGGCACTGCTGGGGCTGAGTGATACGCAGGTGCATTCGGTGGTGGTGTTTGTGGGAGATGCGACGTTCAAGACGGAGATGCCGGGGAATGTGACGCGAGGCGGCGGGTATTTGCGGTTTATCAAATCCCATCAGGACATTGTGCTGAGTGCAGAAGAAGTCAGCGAGATTGTGGAGAAGATCGCTTCGGGGCGCCTGAAAGCTTCATTCAAGACGCATCGGGAGCATGTGAAGCACGTCCAAAGCATTGTTGAAGAGAAAGAGAATGCGGTTCGCTGCCCGAAGTGCCAGGGCGATATGGTTCGGCGCGTTGTGAAACGTGGCGAGAACGTTGGGAAGGAATTTTGGGGGTGTTCAGCGTTTCCGAGGTGTCGGGGAATGCTGAGTCTTCAACCGGAGTAA
- a CDS encoding HupE/UreJ family protein: protein MTRLTKTLLTAGLMLTATAASAHPGHGQGGFTSGLLHPMLGLDHLLAMAAIGFWSMRQSGWMKRGTPLFMIGGMFLGAGLAFAGLSIPGVETGIALTVMLAGVLIATLAKLPTAVGGSLVAAFMVFHGFAHGAEMPAGSHFMAYMAGFGIATLIIAFAGRGLGALLMKTDNRVSQVVGAALAATGAFLVA from the coding sequence ATGACACGACTCACCAAAACCCTGCTCACCGCCGGCCTCATGCTGACTGCCACTGCGGCCTCCGCCCACCCGGGCCACGGCCAGGGCGGCTTCACCAGCGGCCTGCTGCACCCCATGCTGGGCCTCGACCACCTGCTGGCCATGGCCGCCATCGGCTTCTGGAGTATGCGCCAGAGCGGCTGGATGAAACGCGGTACGCCGCTGTTCATGATCGGCGGCATGTTCCTGGGCGCGGGACTGGCCTTCGCGGGCCTGAGCATCCCCGGCGTTGAAACCGGCATTGCCCTGACCGTCATGCTGGCGGGCGTGCTGATTGCCACACTGGCCAAACTGCCGACCGCCGTGGGCGGTTCGCTGGTCGCCGCCTTCATGGTGTTCCACGGCTTCGCCCATGGCGCCGAAATGCCGGCAGGCTCACACTTCATGGCGTACATGGCCGGCTTCGGCATCGCCACGCTGATCATTGCCTTTGCTGGTCGTGGTCTGGGTGCGCTGCTGATGAAGACCGACAATCGCGTATCCCAGGTCGTTGGTGCCGCCCTGGCAGCTACTGGAGCGTTTCTAGTCGCGTAA
- a CDS encoding transposase, whose product MPRKTRTYLPGVPVHVVQRGHNRDACFFADEDFRYYQHLIAEGMKRYGADLHAYCLMTNHVHLLFTPHQPDSLSRLMQHVGSLYVRYINRTYRRSGTLWEGRH is encoded by the coding sequence ATGCCCAGGAAGACACGGACGTATCTCCCCGGCGTTCCCGTGCACGTTGTCCAGCGTGGCCACAATCGGGATGCCTGTTTCTTTGCGGATGAGGATTTCCGCTACTACCAACACCTGATCGCCGAAGGCATGAAACGGTATGGCGCCGATCTCCATGCCTATTGCCTGATGACCAACCACGTTCATCTGCTATTCACGCCCCACCAGCCCGACAGCCTCTCCCGGCTGATGCAGCATGTGGGCAGCTTGTACGTCCGCTATATCAACCGCACTTATCGTCGATCAGGCACGTTGTGGGAAGGCCGGCACTAG